In Desulfopila inferna, the DNA window TCGACTATTACGGCGAACAGGAGATGGTGTTTTTTGGCCCCGACGAAGGTACCGCACCATTGATGGACGGGGTTGCCATTCGTGCCCGTGAACGCGGCTACAGCTACTGGCGCACCATCACCACCGGCAAAAGTACAGGGATACCGCACGATACCTACGGCATGCTGGAATCCGGCGAGCTTTTCGGTCTTTTTGATCGGGACAAGAAGGGTGTCGACCTGCAGATTGACGGACACTCGGTTCTGCTCACCGACAATATGGAAGAAATTCATAAAGTAATCGGTGGAAAGATCAAAACCAGCGGCATGACCACCAGTGGCGTAATGGGTTCCTTCAGGACCTTGATCCAGCACTACAAGGCCAAGGAAGGAAAGCTCAACCTGATGATCACGGGTGGTCCCGATGGGGATCTGGGCGCCAACGAAATCCAGTGCTACAAGGGAAATATCTGCCTGATCATAGATGGCGGTTCGGTTCTTTACGATCCTGACGGTCTTGACAAAAAAGAGCTGATGAAAATTGCTTTTCAGCGCAATTCCAGTCCACGGCCCAATTCGCTGGTCTTTGACAATGCCCGGCTGGGACCCAACGGCTTCAAGGTCGCTCTCTCCGACAAAAACATAACTTTGCCGGACGGCAGCTTCATCGAGGATGGCGGCATGTTCCATCGCCATTTTCTCTCAAACAGAGAAAACCGCAGATTTATCGAACAGGCAAATATCCAGGCCTTCATTCCCTGCGGTGGTTTTAAAGACACCATAAACAGCAGCAACATCAAGGATTTCCTTCATATTTTTCAGGAGCTTAAATTTATCGTCGAAGGGGCCAACGTCTTTTTTGACGATGCGTCAAGGAGATATATCGCCAACCATACGGCAATAAAGCAGATCAAAGATTCCACCGCCAACAAGGGTGGTGTTTATTCAAGCTCCATCGCCGAAGTCCTTACCGCGTTTCTGTTGCAGGACGACTACGAAGAAGTTCTTCTCAAGGATACAGCGACCCGCTGGGCTCTCATCCGTGATATTATGGAGGGTGTAGCCAGATACTCGCGATTGGAAACGAATATGCTCCTGCAGCTTCACGATCTCCATCCGGAAATTCCGCTTTTCGATTTATCCGAGAAGAGCAGTGAACAGATATTTACCCTGCAGGACCGACTCAATGAACGTATCGAGGAGATCGTCTCCGACGAAGCCCTGGTCTGGTCGGTAATGCTGAGCTATATTCCTCCTACCCTTGTAGAAAAGCAGGGAAAAAATACCATAATGGATATCCTCAACTCTCCTGAGCTGCAGAATTACCGTAATGCCATACTCGGTAAGAAAATTGCCTCCATGGCCTTTTACCGCTTTGGCCTGCAATGGGAAAATTTTCTGGAAAAGGTTTCAACCGATTTTTCCGCCTCCCTGCACGAAGTATTTCAGGAGAAATAGCGCTCCGGATGGCGGCCTCGCTGAAGGTCGCCATCCATATCTTCACTACTCTTCACTTTCCACAGATCGCCCTCAGCCTTTTCCGGCACCATACTGGATCACCGAGGATTTCAGGTGTGCTGAGCACTCCCGTAAAATCTCTTTTTCCGGCAACGCTGTAGTTCACCGATAACGGATTAAAAAAACCATGAAGATAGGGGGCCTTCAGACAGCAGATATTCCCTCTTACGGCAATTTCTTTTATCAGCTCATCGACATTGACAACTTCTTCAAAATACGGAAAAACCAGGGTTGTCGGGGTCTGCGGAAAACAATCAAGATACTTTCGTATCCTGGTGGGATAGAATCCGAGAAAATGGTGAAGCGATTTTAATGAAGAGTCCGCAAGCGCCCGCCACATTGCCGAAGCTCCGGCACTGAAGCCGATGGCGACATTACAGCCCTCCTGGTGCAGGACTTCAAAAATTTTCTTGCTGTAATGAGCATGGCCGCACTGCTCGACAAAGGCGGCATATACCTCCTGCTCGTCTCCAGATCCTGGAGAAGCCGAATTTTCGTAGGGAGAGATAAGGGATACCTCTGCTCCCTGCGAGCGCAGACTGAAGGCAAGCCGATCGAGGCCTTCCTGCTTACCGTAAATGTCCGTTGCAATGCCGATATGCATGTGCTGCCATCCTTTTAATGCCGTTTATCAATGAAGCCAGCTGGTCATGCTGCCTGACTTGAAATAAATCTTTCATTCCCAACGGCAGCAGGCTGCATGGAAGAAGGGGTCTTTCTATAATTTTTTCGATTCGATGGTTTGCTTTCGTGTACTGATTTGATATCATAAAGAAGCAATATCGGCAGCATCCTTTGCTACTGCGCTTTTCCTTTACTGGCAAATTTATCTTCCTGAATATCCTCAATTATAAAAAGAAAACGGTAAAAGAAACAGATCACTTATCCGGCTCCGCTGGTTTAGTATCTTACAATCTGGTTTTTTGGGCGGGGGTTGAGTGCTCATTCTATTTGCTTATTATTGATAACTAAGGAGAAAGATATTGAAAGCAAAACTACTTTCTGTTTTGTCTCTGCTTACACTTACCTGTGCGACAACGCCTGCCGTGGCTTTAGATAAGGGAGTAAGCATCAGTGGCGGCTATGATTTCAAAGATGAAATCACCTTCATCCGTGGTGCGATAAAGGCATCTCCGCAATGGAGGTGGCTGACGGAAGGGAACTGGTATGTTGGCATGCATGTTGATCTTGGCTTCATATATCTCGAAAGCGATGCCGATTACTCGACCGCCAATTTCCCTGATTCACTCGAGGCCATTTCCCTGACTCCGTTATTCCGCCTGCAGCGCATACCATATGACAATGGTATTTCACCCTTTTTTGAAGCTGGAGTGGGAGCATCTTATTTTTCCGAAGACACGCTGCAGAACGGGGATCCGGATGGGACTGAGCTTGGCGGCCATTTTCAGTTTGAGGACATCCTTTCAGCCGGTCTGAGATTTGGGGGATCACAGCAGTACGAACTAGCCCTCAATTATTTTCATTATTCCAATGCGGGCATCTACGACAATAATGACGGCCTAAATGTTTTCGCCGCCACCTTCGGAGTTTGGTTTTAGGGCCTTACTCCCAAGAGTAAGGCCCTAAATAACAGCAACATGGAAACTAAGTTGATTCCATGAATTGGCCCTACGGCCAAGGCACTTACACTCCTCAAGGGAGTACTGTAAAGAGTCCAGCTCCGCTGGGCAGTGCTGAATCCACAGCGGCGGCTATAGATAGATTGTACCATCCATATATTTGACGGCCGCTCCTGTTATGAAAACCCTATCTCCTTCTATTTTGCAGGTGAGCCTGCCACCTCTCCGGGAGACCTGCTCTGCCTCGAACATCTCTTTGCCGAGTTTCCTGGACCAGAATGGCGCCAAAGTGGTATGGGCCGAACCGGTTACAGGATCTTCATCTACTCCAACCTGCGGGCCGAACCAGCGGGAAACAAAATCGGCTTTTTCTCCTGCTGCCGTAACAATCAAACCACGTAAAGGCACCTTTTTCAATAAATTGAAATCCGGCTGTAGCTCACGCACGGTTTTTTCATCTTTGACCAGGACCAGATAGTCATCTGCGGCAGCTACTTCGAGAGGATCGACTCCGAGAGATTCGATGAGACCGCTGGGGGGGGAACAGGGTTCGGGCGGCTGCAGTGGGAAGTCAAGAACAAGGAGATCCTCCTGCCTGCTTACCCGCAGCAGGCCGCTCCTTGTTTCAAATTGGATCGGCGAGGCAGTTTCACCAAGTTCATTGAAGAGAACCCAAGCGCTGGCCAGGGTTGCATGTCCACAGAGATCGACTTCTGCTACAGGGGTGAACCATCTGAGATGGTATACCCCGTTGCCGCCTGTGAAAAATGCCGTCTCCGACAGATTGTTTTCCATGGCAATATCCTGCAGGGTCTGGTCATCAAGCCAGCTTTGCAGCGGGCACACTGCTGCTGGATTTCCCCGGAAAACTTCTTCAGCAAAGGCATCAACCTGATATATTTTCAGCTCCATGGATACCTCCATTTATAAATATTTAGTAAAAAAAATATTACAATTAACCAACATTACACAATCAACAAGTATTTATTCAGCTCCGCTGGGCTAGATCAGACACGATGTTTTCCAGACAAAGATGTTCTTGACGATTTCAGGATCAAGGGCAAGTTCGGTATTTTCATATTTGATGCAGAAGGCAGGCGAGGTCCGGTGCACCGTTACCGTCACTCCAGGATTGAGACCAAAGGAGAGAAGCTGGTGAAGATTGGAGTGACTGCCCGGCTTGATATAGGTGATCCGCCCCTGCTCCCCGGGAACCAGTTCGATCAGGCTGGTTACCGTATTGACAACTTTCGTGGCCTGATTGCGGCAACATTTTCCCGGAGGGATCGGCTTGCCGTCCGGACATACCTCCGGATGGCCCAGCAGCGTACAAATGGATTCTTCCACCTCTTCCTGCAGAGAATGCTCCACCTCGCAGGCAATCTCATCCATCTTGCTTTTTTTGACTTTGAGAATGGAGGTCACCAGTACCTCGGCCAGACGATGCCTGCGTATGATGGCTTCAGCCAGCCCCTCTCCTTCGCTGGTAAAGCGGATTTCCCCGTTATTCCGTAAAATAAGCTTATTCTGCACCAGGTCGTCCAACTCCTTCTCGGTAAACTGGATGGCACAGTTATCTTTAATAGCCTGAATCGATGCCTTGTTTTTCTCTCGGGCAACCCAGATTGCTTCCAGAATTTCCTCGTACCGTTCATGCAACATTTACTGCACCCACCCTATGTAAAGGTTATACCGATTGCCAGACAGACATAATTGACCACACTGCCCAGCAGGATCGCATAAAGAAACACCACGACATTTATGGTTAGACCTGCCTTCATACCTCGTTCCTTGAAAAGAACGATAAACGAATTGATACAGGGCGCCACTAGGGTCATCACCAGCAGGTTCACCACGAGCTGAAGATTTGTATAAATGGGGCGCAGATGCTCCAGCTCTGTGGCTCCACTTTCCCGACGGATCATGGTCTTGATGAAAACCTGGACACTTTTCTCCGGCAATCCCATAACGTGATTAATAATCGGGCCCAGTGTCTTTTCCAGCACAGCCAGCCCTCCCGCCCGCTCGAACAGAAAGACCCCCAGAGACGCCAGGATAAAAACAGGCAGTGCCTCAAGCATGAAAAAGTAGGTCTTGGCCACCGCCATCTTCAAAACCGCCAGCGGTTTAGGCAGCCGCATCGGCGGAATCTCCAGAAACAAAGCCGTTCTGCTTCCAGGCAATATCTTATTGGCTAGGTATCCTGCGATAAAGACCTGGGCAGCTATTATGGAAAAAACAGTGATGGTCGCGGACACCGGCATTTGATTGAGGATAATCAGCATAACGGCAATCAGCGGCGCACAGGGCAGACAGAGATAGAGCAAAAAAGAGGCGATATTCTTTTCTTTTTCAGTATTCAGAACCCGTGTGGTCAGCAATGCCATGGTAACGCAGGAAAAGCCCATCACCAGGGGGATGACGCCCTTGCCGTTCAAGCCCATCTTCTGAAAAACGGTATCGAGCAGAATCGAGATTCTGGGCAGATATCCGGAATCTTCGAGGATACCAAAAGAAATATAAAAACAGAAAATTACCGGCAGCACCAGTCCCAGCGCCAGGAACACCCCGGTAGGGAGGATGCCGAACTCCGGATCCATGATCATATCACGCAGAAACGGACTTTCAAGTCTATCGGTGAATTGTGCAACCAGTGGAAAAAGCATACCTTCGAAGACCCTGGAGTTGAGAGTATCAACCAGGTAGGTGGCCCCAAATTCTCCAATAAAAAAATACATCGCCGCCAACACCAGAACGGCGATGGGAATACCGGTGGAAAAAGAGGTGCACATATCGCCGAACCGCATCAACAGTGAGCTTCTCGAAGGAGGCTCCGTTAGCTGCACCTCGTCGGTGATTCTTCCAGCAAGGATATTGTAGAATTCGGCCAGCAGGTGCCTGGCGTGATTCGGTTCCTCCTGATAGTAGAGATCGACGAGGCACCTGCATTTCCAGACAGCGTCGGCACCATGATTTTCCTCAATATATTTGGCGGCGCCGAAATCTCTGTGGAGCAGCAGAAGGGCAAGTCCTCGTGATGCTATTCTGCTGCTGCCCAGAATCTCTTCCACCTTCCTGATATAGCGTTCAATCGATTCAGGATAGGAAAAAGTGAAACTCAGCGGACGAAGTTCACCGAGACGCGAAACAAGCTCCCGTATTCCCATACCCTCGGGAGCAATCGTGCCAACCACCTCAACTCCCAGAATATTAGAGAGTCTTTCGGTGTTTATTTCAATACCCCGGGAGACGGCTTCATCCATCATATTGATGTTCAGCAGCATCGGCAGACCGAGTTCACCATACTGCAGGGCAATCGCTATCGATCTTTTAAGATTCTTGGCATCCGCAACCAGAATGATACCGTTGATACCGCCGCCGATTTTCTCTGAAAGAATCACCTCGCGGGCAGCCCGTTCATCCTCATTATCAGAAAAAATAGAAACAAGACCGGGGGTGTCGTATACTCGTCCCTTTTCCCCCGGAAGCCGACAGCTCTGAATGGTAACAGTAGATCCTGGTATATTTACCGACCTGATTTTATTCCCGGTAATTCTGGAAAAGATGGAAGTCTTGCCGACATTCATGTTGCCGATCAGGGCGTAGTTATAACCCGGCGGCACATCTTCATCTGAAAACGCTTCTTTCATTCTAACCTGGCTGGTTCCTCTCTTCTCTATAATCGCATTGACTGTCGAGAGCTTCCTGTGCTTTAAATACCGCGAGATTATTTTCGCAGGGTCTCCAATGCGGAATCAATATTTGCCTTTGCAAATCTTTTCCGAATGGCCGTCTCAAGCATCTCAGAAGTTATCACCCTGTTCAGGCGGGCAAGAACACCCAGCGCGGCAAGCGCCCAGTTATGCGAAGCAAGCCCTTTTTCCCTGAAGTCGATACACAGCTTCTCCGCACGACAGGCTGGTAACGTCACCCCCGCGGCATAGATGACCAGGCCGCCTTCATCCATCCGTGAAAAGGCCTGGCGGCGCCGTTTCACTCCGTCATCGGAGATAACGAGTATAATGTCGGGCTTTTCAATGCCGGTATAGCCGATCTCTTTCGGCCAAAGGATTATCTCACTGACGGAAGGTCCCTTGAGCACGGTTATATCATAGTCGTTCTTCTGGGTCGCCTGCAATCCTCCCGAGAGTGAGGCCAGACATAGTAATTCTCCGGCAGTGACTATCCTCTGCCCGGCACTTCCCAGGACGAGAATTTCGCTCTTTTGCAGAGACGGCGGAGTATGCTGCTTTTTTATGGAGAGCAGAGGCTGGGGTTGGGGAAGAGCCTCGGCTGCCTCCCGATAGCTCTTTACATATTCACCACGTTCATTCTCCGCCACGACTCCAGTATACGAACGCATGGCGGCAATTTTTTCCTGTATATTCTTTGGGCTAATGCTGTTTTTTCTGGTATACCTTCCGGGGCAGATCCCCCAGATGTCCATCACCGAAAAACCCTTATATTCAAGAGCCTTGACCATATTGCCGACCAGCTCCTTCTCCAGACCGGAGCACCGCATAACAAAAGGCGCACCGGCAGCCTCGGCCACCCAGCAGATATCCAGCGGTTGTTCGAGCTGGTTGAGAAAACGGGATGAGGTCGTCGCCTCGACCGGGGTGGTTGACGAGTACTGGCCCCCGGTCATGCCGAAGTTAAAATTGTTGAGGACCAGCAGGGTGAGGTCGGCATTTCTGCGGCAGGCGCTGAGAATATGGGCGCCGCCTATACCCATGCCGCCGTCTCCCATGGTCACGATAACATGCAGCTCAGGCCGTGCCATTTTCAATCCCAGGGCGTAGGTCAGGGCTCGGCCGTGAAGGCCATGAAAGGCATGGGTATGAAAAAAGACGTCGAAAAGACCGGAGCAGCCGATATCACTCACCAGAACAACCTGGTTTCCGGCTATTCCCATCACTTCCAGCGCCTGGTCAAGAGCTCGTACAATTCTATCATGAGAGCAGCCCGGACAAAAAACAGGAGGCCTGGCGGTATTGAGTAAACTAGACATCTGCAATGACCTCCCGAATCTGAGCCGGAGTAATAAGAGTACCGTCCATGTGTCCGTAAAATAGCACTTCTTTGTCCTTAAGAACCCTTTCTATCTCATGGACATATTGACCAAGATTCATCTCCAGCACAACAATGCTGCTATATCCTTCGGCCTTCCGGGCAATCAGTTCCTCAGGTACAGGCCAGAGAGTCTTCAGTATCAGCAGGGAAGCATTCTTTCCTTTCGCTTCGGCGATGGCCTGTCTGGCGGCACGGGCAGTGACACCATAGGCGATAACAAGGGTATCGGAGCCCTCCGTCCTGAAAAAATCAAAGAAAGAATATTCACCAACATGTTTTTCCAGCTTGTCTTTCATGCGCTGTCGCTGCGCCCCTATCTCTGTGGCGTCCGTGGTAATGTATCCTTCCTTGCCGTGGGTCGAGGAGGTCTGCCTCACCAGAGTGCTCTCTCCAATGGGGAGAAAATCAGGGACACCGTCTCCTTGCTCCACTTGAAACGGCAGATAGTTTTCAGCATCACCGCTGAACATTTTTCTCTCGATAAGTTCAGGAACCTCAAGGCGATCAAGATCTATACTCTCCCTGGTCAGGCCGATTTCCTTATTGGAGGCCAGAAAAACCGGACAGCGATATTTTTCCGCCAGATTGAAGGCCTGGATAGTGAGAGTGTAGCAATCGGCAACATCGACAGGTGCCAGCACAATTACCGGCAGACCGCCGCTGTTGCCCCAGCGCATGAAGTGTATATCTCCATCAGCACCCTTGGTCGCCGAACCGGTGGAGGGCCCGAGACGCTGGACATTGACAATCACCAGGGGAATTTCGCTGCCCACCGCAAAGGAAATCTGCTCACTGTACAAACTGATTCCGGGTCCGGAGGTTGCAGTCATGGTTTTTCTTCCGGCCATGGAAGCACCAAGACAAAAACCGATTGAACCTATTTCGTCTTCACCCTGCAGACAGACTCCTCCCCGCGGGGGCAGGAGTTCCAGCATTTTGGCAAGAATCGATGTCGCCGGAGTTATCGGATATCCCGCAAAGAAGGTGCAGCCCGAATGCAGCGCAGCATGCGCAACAGCTTCATTTCCCTCTATCAGAGTAAGGGCCATAACTTACCTGTTTCTATTTTCGTTTATTTTATATTTTTGACAGAAATTCTTCCGCCTCTTCCATACTCTGCATATATACCGGATTGTATCCGCTTTTGGTCGGAGTCAGGCGCTGTATCTGCTGCAGGAAAGTCTTTGATTGTCCGGTAATGCG includes these proteins:
- a CDS encoding acyloxyacyl hydrolase, coding for MKAKLLSVLSLLTLTCATTPAVALDKGVSISGGYDFKDEITFIRGAIKASPQWRWLTEGNWYVGMHVDLGFIYLESDADYSTANFPDSLEAISLTPLFRLQRIPYDNGISPFFEAGVGASYFSEDTLQNGDPDGTELGGHFQFEDILSAGLRFGGSQQYELALNYFHYSNAGIYDNNDGLNVFAATFGVWF
- a CDS encoding PhzF family phenazine biosynthesis protein, encoding MELKIYQVDAFAEEVFRGNPAAVCPLQSWLDDQTLQDIAMENNLSETAFFTGGNGVYHLRWFTPVAEVDLCGHATLASAWVLFNELGETASPIQFETRSGLLRVSRQEDLLVLDFPLQPPEPCSPPSGLIESLGVDPLEVAAADDYLVLVKDEKTVRELQPDFNLLKKVPLRGLIVTAAGEKADFVSRWFGPQVGVDEDPVTGSAHTTLAPFWSRKLGKEMFEAEQVSRRGGRLTCKIEGDRVFITGAAVKYMDGTIYL
- a CDS encoding metal-dependent transcriptional regulator — encoded protein: MLHERYEEILEAIWVAREKNKASIQAIKDNCAIQFTEKELDDLVQNKLILRNNGEIRFTSEGEGLAEAIIRRHRLAEVLVTSILKVKKSKMDEIACEVEHSLQEEVEESICTLLGHPEVCPDGKPIPPGKCCRNQATKVVNTVTSLIELVPGEQGRITYIKPGSHSNLHQLLSFGLNPGVTVTVHRTSPAFCIKYENTELALDPEIVKNIFVWKTSCLI
- a CDS encoding ferrous iron transporter B; the encoded protein is MKEAFSDEDVPPGYNYALIGNMNVGKTSIFSRITGNKIRSVNIPGSTVTIQSCRLPGEKGRVYDTPGLVSIFSDNEDERAAREVILSEKIGGGINGIILVADAKNLKRSIAIALQYGELGLPMLLNINMMDEAVSRGIEINTERLSNILGVEVVGTIAPEGMGIRELVSRLGELRPLSFTFSYPESIERYIRKVEEILGSSRIASRGLALLLLHRDFGAAKYIEENHGADAVWKCRCLVDLYYQEEPNHARHLLAEFYNILAGRITDEVQLTEPPSRSSLLMRFGDMCTSFSTGIPIAVLVLAAMYFFIGEFGATYLVDTLNSRVFEGMLFPLVAQFTDRLESPFLRDMIMDPEFGILPTGVFLALGLVLPVIFCFYISFGILEDSGYLPRISILLDTVFQKMGLNGKGVIPLVMGFSCVTMALLTTRVLNTEKEKNIASFLLYLCLPCAPLIAVMLIILNQMPVSATITVFSIIAAQVFIAGYLANKILPGSRTALFLEIPPMRLPKPLAVLKMAVAKTYFFMLEALPVFILASLGVFLFERAGGLAVLEKTLGPIINHVMGLPEKSVQVFIKTMIRRESGATELEHLRPIYTNLQLVVNLLVMTLVAPCINSFIVLFKERGMKAGLTINVVVFLYAILLGSVVNYVCLAIGITFT
- a CDS encoding thiamine pyrophosphate-dependent enzyme, producing the protein MSSLLNTARPPVFCPGCSHDRIVRALDQALEVMGIAGNQVVLVSDIGCSGLFDVFFHTHAFHGLHGRALTYALGLKMARPELHVIVTMGDGGMGIGGAHILSACRRNADLTLLVLNNFNFGMTGGQYSSTTPVEATTSSRFLNQLEQPLDICWVAEAAGAPFVMRCSGLEKELVGNMVKALEYKGFSVMDIWGICPGRYTRKNSISPKNIQEKIAAMRSYTGVVAENERGEYVKSYREAAEALPQPQPLLSIKKQHTPPSLQKSEILVLGSAGQRIVTAGELLCLASLSGGLQATQKNDYDITVLKGPSVSEIILWPKEIGYTGIEKPDIILVISDDGVKRRRQAFSRMDEGGLVIYAAGVTLPACRAEKLCIDFREKGLASHNWALAALGVLARLNRVITSEMLETAIRKRFAKANIDSALETLRK
- a CDS encoding pyruvate flavodoxin/ferredoxin oxidoreductase; amino-acid sequence: MALTLIEGNEAVAHAALHSGCTFFAGYPITPATSILAKMLELLPPRGGVCLQGEDEIGSIGFCLGASMAGRKTMTATSGPGISLYSEQISFAVGSEIPLVIVNVQRLGPSTGSATKGADGDIHFMRWGNSGGLPVIVLAPVDVADCYTLTIQAFNLAEKYRCPVFLASNKEIGLTRESIDLDRLEVPELIERKMFSGDAENYLPFQVEQGDGVPDFLPIGESTLVRQTSSTHGKEGYITTDATEIGAQRQRMKDKLEKHVGEYSFFDFFRTEGSDTLVIAYGVTARAARQAIAEAKGKNASLLILKTLWPVPEELIARKAEGYSSIVVLEMNLGQYVHEIERVLKDKEVLFYGHMDGTLITPAQIREVIADV